In Mercurialis annua linkage group LG6, ddMerAnnu1.2, whole genome shotgun sequence, the following are encoded in one genomic region:
- the LOC126687277 gene encoding cytochrome b561 and DOMON domain-containing protein At3g61750 gives MIITRHHSSFRCKQATNSSQPPHSHIIFSSSLTSSHFLILYSLLHNSTFQALMDTSTLLVSLCFLSHFLIPNKIYVAALHTYQHNDDAVANVEEQQSSQNAAVDRSELCNTDMSTFLPPPYNNISNMACSPIWNNFLLRYHKREGNLVTFIVSAEYTSGWVGMGFSRNGMMTGSSAMVGWFTKQGHAQIKQYYLQGPRSSQVIADAGEIDLTKVPPAVVLHGPMIYLAFQARFEKPLTRQPILLAFGTEYPRNHRLSIHDDKTTILFDFHAGSASQHINPGVMMKNHGILGIFAWTLLLPVGAIIARYLRHKDPLWYYLHAGFQFVGFLFALATVVLGQQLYSKINADLPAHRSIGILVLTLSVLQILAFFLRPKRDAKIRKYWNWYHSWFGRIALFFGALNVLLGIQAGGGAIAWKICYGFLISTVILMVIILEILSRVRKSETTPFSSFQMNSIPIP, from the exons ATGATCATTACCCGCCATCACTCATCCTTCAGATGCAAGCAAGCAACTAACAGTTCTCAACCACCTCATTCCCACATTATCTTTTCTTCATCACTCACTTCTTCCCatttcttgattctttactCTCTGCTGCATAATTCAACATTTCAAGCTCTAATGGATACTTCAACACTgcttgtttcgttatgtttctTGTCTCATTTCTTGATACCAAACAAGATTTACGTAGCAGCTTTGCATACATATCAGCATAATGATGATGCAGTAGCAAATGTAGAAGAACAGCAGAGTAGTCAGAACGCGGCAGTTGATAGATCGGAGCTTTGCAATACAGATATGAGTACTTTTCTTCCTCCACCTTACAACAACATATCAAACATGGCCTGTTCGCCTATTTGGAATAATTTCCTTCTCAGG tATCACAAGAGAGAGGGGAATTTGGTGACGTTTATAGTATCAGCTGAATACACTAGTGGATGGGTAGGAATGGGATTTTCAAGAAATGGGATGATGACAGGTTCGAGTGCCATGGTAGGATGGTTTACAAAGCAAGGTCATGCGCAGATCAAACAGTACTATTTGCAAGGTCCTAGATCATCACAAGTCATAGCTGATGCAGGTGAAATAGACCTGACGAAAGTTCCACCTGCTGTTGTTCTTCATGGACCCATGATTTACTTGGCATTTCAAGCTAGATTTGAAAAACCGCTTACTCGTCAGCCGATTCTGTTGGCTTTCGGAACCGAATATCCTAGAAATCATCGCCTCTCCATTCACGATGACAAGACCACCATTCTTTTCGATTTCCATGCAG GTTCTGCTTCTCAGCATATAAATCCAGGGGTGATGATGAAGAATCATGGGATATTGGGAATCTTTGCTTGGACTCTGCTTCTTCCTGTTGGAGCAATTATTGCAAGATATTTAAGGCATAAAGATCCACTTTGGTATTATCTACATGCCGGTTTCCAGTTTGTAGGATTTCTCTTTGCCCTAGCTACTGTAGTTCTCGGGCAACAGCTCTATTCTAAAATCAATGCTGATTTACCAGCACATAGATCCATTGGGATTCTTGTTTTAACTCTTAGCGTTCTTCAG ATATTGGCATTCTTTCTACGACCAAAGAGGGATGCGAAAATCCGGAAATACTGGAACTGGTACCACAGTTGGTTTGGAAGAATTGCCCTATTCTTTGGAGCTTTAAATGTGCTATTAGGAATCCAAGCAGGAGGGGGAGCTATTGCATGGAAGATATGCTATGGGTTTTTAATCAGTACTGTAATCCTGATGGTTATCATATTAGAAATTTTGTCTCGGGTGAGAAAATCAGAAACCACTCCATTTTCTTCATTCCAAATGAATTCAATTCCAATTCCGTAA